The sequence GAAATTTTTAGAATCTCAAGGAATAATAAAAGAATATCCTATATTAATAGAAAAATCCCATAACATAGTTTCACAAGCTGAAAATACAATATATTTTGACGGAGAAAAAGTAGAAATACTAACTTAATTAATTCATTAATTTAATTAACATTTATCCTAAATACTGAGTTGGGCTTTCTAAAGCTGCTCTTGCAGATTTTAAATAATTCTCTTCTATTTTTCTATATTTTTCCATTGATTCTTTTGTTAAAGATGGTTTTATTTTCGCTAAAGCTTTTTCAAAATATTTTTTCTTAACTTCTTTTATATTTATATCATCTCTTAAGGCTAATAAAGCAGCTTCTCTACATACGGCTTCTAAATCAGCTCCAACATATCCTTCTGTTTTTTCTGCTATTTCTTCTAAATTTACATCTTTAGCAAGAGGCATTCCTCTTGTATGTATTTTAAGAATTTGTAATCTACCTTCTTTTAAAGGTGGAGTTACTAATAACAATCTATCAAATCTTCCTGGCCTCAACAAAGCAGGATCTAATATATCTGGTCTGTTTGTAGCACCAATTACAACAACTCCTCTTAATTCTTCTAAACCATCCATTTCTGCAAGTAATTGATTTAATACTTGATCATGAACTCTACTTCCAATGTCTAATCCTCTTCTCGCAGCTAGAGAATCTATTTCATCAAAAAATATAACACAAGGAGCAACTTGTCTTGCTCTTTCAAAAATTTTTCTTACACCTTCCTCACTTTTTCCAACCCACATACTTAATAATTCAGGACCTTTAACTAAAATAAAATTAGCTTCTGATTCATTTGCAACTGCTTTTGCTAATAATGTTTTACCCGTTCCTGGAGGTCCATAAAGTAATACTCCTTTTGGTGGTTCTATCCCCATTCTATCAAATATTTCTGGATGTTTAATAGGCCACTCTATAGCTTCTTTTAATTCTTGTTTTATATTATCTAATCCTCCAATATCATTCCATTTAACATTAGGAGTTTCTACCAAAACTTCTCTCATTGCACTCGGTCTTACATTTTTTAATGCTTCTTGAAAATCTTTTTTTGTTACTTCCATACTTTCTAAAATTTCTTTAGGAATTTTTTCTTCCTCCATCTTTATTTTTGGTAAAGTTCTTCTAAGAACAGCCATTGCTGCTTCTTTTGCCAGACTTGCTAAATCAGCTCCAACAAAACCGTGAGTTTTTTCTGCTATTTCTTCTAAATTTACATCTTTAGCAAGAGGCATTCCTCTTGTATGTATTTTAAGAATTTGTAATCTACCTTTTTTATCCGGAACATTAATTGCAATTTCTCTATCAAATCTTCCTGGTCTTCTTAAAGCAGGATCTATAGCATTTGGTCTGTTTGTTGCTCCGATAACTATAACTTTACCTCTACTTTTTAATCCGTCCATTAAAGTTAATAATTGAGAAACAACTCTTCTTTCTACTTCTCCTACAGTCTCTTCTCTTTTAGGAGCAATTGCATCTATTTCATCTATAAATATAATACTTGGAGCAGATTTTTCTGCTTCTTCAAATTTATCTCTTAAATTTTTTTCACTTTCTCCATAAAATTTACTCATAAGTTCTGGTCCATTTATTAAAATAAAATTAGCTTCTGATTCATTTGCAACTGCTTTTGCTAATAATGTTTTACCTGTTCCTGGAGGTCCATAAAGTAATACTCCTTTTGGTGGTTCTATCCCTAATTTTTCAAATATTTCTGGATGTTTTAATGGCAATTCTACCATCTCTCTTATTTTTTTTATTTCTTCTGTTAATCCTCCTATATCTTCGTAAGTAACATCTGGAACTTTTTCTTCACTAACTTCTACTGCTTTTGGATTTAATACAACTTCTGTATTCTCTGTTATTATTACTGGAACAGAAGGATTTGTACTTATAACAACAAATTTAATTTGAGAAATACCTCCA is a genomic window of Candidatus Pacearchaeota archaeon containing:
- a CDS encoding CDC48 family AAA ATPase, which translates into the protein MAKEEVKLKVVEALQDDAYKGIARIDSSIMKKLGVNRGDVISIKGGRETFAIVDRAYPADIGENIIRIDGIIRKNAKTGIGELVSVSKADIKEAKKVVIAPAQKGIMVQADPDLLKKGLLGRIVTKGDLVVLGGVQRRRDIISEEFGNLDEIFGNLDEIFGNMGFRSFSGGISQIKFVVISTNPSVPVIITENTEVVLNPKAVEVSEEKVPDVTYEDIGGLTEEIKKIREMVELPLKHPEIFEKLGIEPPKGVLLYGPPGTGKTLLAKAVANESEANFILINGPELMSKFYGESEKNLRDKFEEAEKSAPSIIFIDEIDAIAPKREETVGEVERRVVSQLLTLMDGLKSRGKVIVIGATNRPNAIDPALRRPGRFDREIAINVPDKKGRLQILKIHTRGMPLAKDVNLEEIAEKTHGFVGADLASLAKEAAMAVLRRTLPKIKMEEEKIPKEILESMEVTKKDFQEALKNVRPSAMREVLVETPNVKWNDIGGLDNIKQELKEAIEWPIKHPEIFDRMGIEPPKGVLLYGPPGTGKTLLAKAVANESEANFILVKGPELLSMWVGKSEEGVRKIFERARQVAPCVIFFDEIDSLAARRGLDIGSRVHDQVLNQLLAEMDGLEELRGVVVIGATNRPDILDPALLRPGRFDRLLLVTPPLKEGRLQILKIHTRGMPLAKDVNLEEIAEKTEGYVGADLEAVCREAALLALRDDINIKEVKKKYFEKALAKIKPSLTKESMEKYRKIEENYLKSARAALESPTQYLG